In one Epinephelus lanceolatus isolate andai-2023 chromosome 19, ASM4190304v1, whole genome shotgun sequence genomic region, the following are encoded:
- the s100z gene encoding protein S100-Z yields MPSQLEGAMDALITVFYNYSGNDGDKYKLNKGELKELLNSELTDFLTSQKDPMLVEKIMNDLDSNKDNEVDFNEFVVLVAALTVACNDFFQEQKKKAK; encoded by the exons ATGCCAAGCCAGCTCGAGGGTGCAATGGATGCGCTGATAACAGTTTTCTACAACTACTCTGGAAACGACGGAGACAAATACAAGCTCAACAAGGGCGAGTTAAAAGAACTCCTCAACAGTGAGCTCACTGACTTCCTCACG TCTCAGAAGGATCCAATGCTGGTGGAGAAAATCATGAATGACTTGGACTCTAACAAAGACAACGAGGTGGATTTCAATGAGTTTGTTGTGTTGGTGGCCGCCCTGACTGTTGCCTGCAATGACTTCTTCcaagagcagaagaagaaagcCAAGTAG